Below is a window of Quercus robur chromosome 6, dhQueRobu3.1, whole genome shotgun sequence DNA.
GGTGGAAGCAGCAGTACTTGTTTCTAGGCTTTTTGTTCAAGTCACCCTTCAGCTTATCCGGCCAAGTCAGTGCTATGTCATCCTTtatctgcataaggacttgatccATTGAGGTATTCGAAGGTGTGAAGTTGGCAGTCCTATCGGGCAAAGGTCTTGATCTCCTATCGTCCCTTTGGTCGCTTGTTTAGGTAGACTTTCTTCCTTTATTGAGATGAGGATCTTCttgtctttctctcttctttggcCTACCCCCTCGGGCAATCATGGTGTCTTTAgcattcatatacttggtggcctTGTATAGCCTATTGGCCATTGTCTTCAGGTTGTTCTTGTAGATGGAGAAGAGGAACTCCCCGGACTACAGCCCGTTGGTGAACACAGTGACCAAAACTTTGTCATCGGCTTCATCAATCAAAAGGGCCTCCTTGTTGAATCGTGTCATGTATGACCTTAGGCTCTCATTTTCTCGTTGCTTAATGTTCAACAGGCTAGCTGAGGACCTTTTGTACCTCTGCCCTCCAATAAAGTGGGTGACGAAGTGTTCGCTAAATTCCTTGAAGGTGGAGATGGTATTAGGGTCCAGTTTGCTAAACCACACCCTTGCTGGTCCCTTGAGTGTAGTGGGGAACGCCCTGCACATAATCTCATCTGGAACCTCTTGTAGGTGCATGAGGTTTTTGAATGACTTTAGATGGTCGATGGTCAAGCGAGTCCCATGACCCATCGTATGTTTCCACCTATGGCATCCGGAACTTGGTAGGGAGGGGGAAACAAGTCACATGTGCTGTGAAAGGTGAGTCTGTTCGCTGAACTAACTAGTCCAAGTTGGTGGATACTTGTCCCTTCATGGCGTTCATCATCATGTCCATCTTctccttcatcatctgcatGTCCTAGGCCATGCGCATCGTACTGCCTTCCAATTCTGTCGAGCAGTTAGTGTCCTTTGGTCTGTCTCGCCTGTTGGGGACATTACTTTCTTCCTAATCTTCCCTCTCCTATCGATCCCCCATCGAGAGATGATTGTCGCGTTGCTCCTCGTTGTTCAATTCGTCACGTTGATCTTTGAGACGTCGTTCATTCCTCTGGCTTAGCTATTGCTCCAACTCCTGGTTGCATTGGGTGAGTCGTTTGACTGTCGCTGCTAGGGTTTGTACTTGCCTCTCCAAGGTGCATGGAGACTACGTAGAGGATTGTGGGGCCCACTAGATCTACCTATCGGTATGGTCCTCCGTTCGTCGGTGTTTAAGCGCTGATGTAAGAAACAACCTGACGGTTCTCCTAGGGGTGGTGTCTTTATTCGTCTGTATAAACAGATCCGATGGGGAAACACACCATGACAAGTTCAAGACCTTTACAACAACAAGTTTACGGTTAGTACGCTTCACCTCTTGCCATCAAGATGGTATGGATGGGGATCATCCGTTCCTGTGAGCACCTAGATGGATGAGGAAAAGTTTCGAGCTCGTTGGGATCGCTTTGGTGTGGGTGAGCAGTGAAAATTCTTGTtggacaaaaatacccttatcaCTTCATATCACAAGTCTACCATAGGCAACCTTGTCTTTCATGGACCGAATCCCATATCATGGTCAACTAAGAAACAGTCTATCGTTTCTCGCTCATCCATAGAGGTAGAATATTGTGCCTTAGCCACCACTTTTTTGTTGGAGGGACAGTTCTTTTTCATGACATTCAAGTCAAATTTAGCTTTAGTAAAGACAAtctctcacaatatttttatgaaacCTTTGGCTGCTCTTTATTTCTCCTTTATTCAGTCCAAACAACTTTTGGATTCGATTTCCCACATTCATTTGAGGGGGCATGTTAAACCAACTccgttatttatttatttattttattttctatgagATAGAAATCATACTCTatcttaatttaagtgtatatgtataaaACTTCATTCTAAAGATTTGAGCCAAAGATTTGAGCCACATCCCTTAGCCCCCCATCTCACAAGAACTTGTACTTATGAATTGACTATCATGTTAATGGTTCACAGTGATAAATCAACTCCAATCTAGCAAGACAAGAAATCATATAGTCCTCATGGTGGACCACGTCACTTTTCCACtattccactaaaagactccCACCTAAATTATAAActaactcagcaattttaaacaagtggaaatgTTTTAGTGGAATGATGAACAAGTAACATGATCTATTATGAGGATCATATAATTTCTCTAGCAAGACAAAGAGAATGCCAAAACCAAAAAGGCAACTATTTCACAGCTAGTAACAGTTACTCAAGCAAAAAATGATGTTACATCACTTTTAACGAACACAACGCCATTTTACAATAGACTCTTAAAGCTAATTAATGTTCACAATCACAAGGCACCGTTTTATGACTAGCACTATATTAATTAAGTATTGTCACACGACGCCATTTCActaagggaaatgctaacgaatacccttagggtattggttaataattcatttaaagaaagtttttatggaaaaaaaaattaatattttgacagtttttttcattttccataaaagtggtgtcaaaattttcctaaaatggattgttaaccaatgccTTAAATGCAAGGGTGTCAATACCGTACTGGAGGCTGTACCGGTTTAGCtagcggtacgatatatttcgggtACTGGTCAATACCGATGTACCGTTTCGGGATTactgctaatatatatatatatatgtatataaaattttaaagtgacaaattctatataaattaatatatttatttacatttcaattttttacctcttttgttcaaattattttaagCTAATGCCTAGCCCATTTCACTactcaataataattaaaaaaattaaaaatcataataaGACTTCTGAGtggtcaaaaagaaaagaagagtaaaCTGTAAACGAGGGGCAGATAAACCACGTTGGTTTGTCCGCCCCTTAATAACTTttgttaaataataattaaaaaaaaaaaaaccttttagtAAGAAGCAGAAAGTGGGTAGGTGTAAAAAAAGTGGAAGTCATCTCATCTTGAACTCTGTCCTCTGGGTTTCTCTGCTAACATTTTGTTTAGAAACCCAGACCAGAAAtaccaaaagaaagagagtgacaacgaggaagagaagaaaactcaagaaGCTACTATGCGATGGCAGCGAGCTCAAGACTTAAGATCTAACAATATTTCACTGGTGGATGAAGGTTCAA
It encodes the following:
- the LOC126689921 gene encoding uncharacterized protein LOC126689921, producing MGHGTRLTIDHLKSFKNLMHLQEVPDEIMCRAFPTTLKGPARVWFSKLDPNTISTFKEFSEHFVTHFIGGQRYKRSSASLLNIKQRENESLRSYMTRFNKEALLIDEADDKVLVTVFTNGL